In Dromaius novaehollandiae isolate bDroNov1 chromosome 3, bDroNov1.hap1, whole genome shotgun sequence, the following are encoded in one genomic region:
- the SOCS5 gene encoding suppressor of cytokine signaling 5 codes for MDKVGKMWNNFKYRCQNLFSHEGGSQNENTVVNSSSCSSAKEKAIQITDLAQQQPSSPLRENIALQLGLSPSKNSARRNQNCVTEIPQIVEISIEKENDSCVTTGARLARRDSYSRHAPWGGKKKHSCSTKTQSSLDTEKRFGRTRSGLQRRERRYGVSSVHDMDTVSNRTVGSRSLRQRLQDTVGLCFPVRTYSKQSKPLFSNKRKIHLSELMLEKCPFPAGSDLAQKWHLIKQHTAPVSPHSTFFDTFDPSLVSTEDEEDRLRERRRLSIEEGVDPPPNAQIHTFEATAQVNPLYKLGPKLAPGMTELTGDKNVPPPGNCDSEEDTTTLCLQSRRQKQRQMSGESHGHISRQGAWKVHTQIDYIHCLVPDLLQITGNPCYWGVMDRYEAETLLEGKPEGTFLLRDSAQEDYLFSVSFRRYNRSLHARIEQWNHNFSFDAHDPCVFHSSTVTGLLEHYKDPSSCMFFEPLLTVSLNRTFPFSLQYICRAVICRCTTYDGIDDLPLPSMLQDFLKEYHYKQKVRVRWLEREPIKTK; via the coding sequence ATGGATAAAGTGGGAAAGATGTGGAACAATTTCAAATACAGGTGCCAGAATCTCTTCAGTCATGAAGGTGGAAgccaaaatgaaaacacagttgTGAACTCCAGTAGTTGTTCATCTGCTAAAGAGAAAGCTATCCAGATAACTGATTTGGCTCAACAACAACCCAGCAGCCCTTTGAGAGAAAACATTGCTTTGCAATTAGGTTTAAGTCCTTCAAAGAATTCAGCAAGGCGAAACCAAAACTGTGTCACTGAAATTCCTCAGATAGTTGAAATAAGCATTGAGAAAGAGAACGACTCATGTGTCACCACAGGAGCTAGACTTGCTCGAAGGGACTCTTATTCTCGGCATGCTCCTTGGGGTGGGAAGAAGAAACATTCCTGCTCTACCAAAACCCAGAGCTCCTTGGATACTGAAAAAAGATTTGGTAGAACACGAAGTGGtttgcagaggagagagagaaggtaTGGAGTGAGTTCTGTTCATGATATGGATACCGTGTCAAACAGGACAGTAGGTAGCCGTTCTCTGCGACAGCGTCTACAAGATACCGTTGGGCTGTGTTTTCCCGTGAGAACTTACAGCAAACAGTCCAAACCTCTGTtttctaacaaaagaaaaatccatctcTCTGAACTAATGCTTGAGAAATGCCCTTTTCCTGCAGGCTCAGATTTGGCTCAGAAGTGGCATCTCATTAAGCAACACACAGCTCCTGTGAGTCCACACTCAACTTTTTTTGATACATTTGATCCTTCCTTGGTTTCTACAGAAGATGAAGAAGACAGACTCAGAGAGAGACGTAGACTTAGTATTGAAGAAGGGGTTGACCCCCCTCCCAATGCCCAAATACATACTTTTGAAGCTACAGCACAGGTTAATCCATTATATAAACTAGGACCAAAGTTAGCCCCTGGTATGACTGAGCTGACTGGGGACAAAAATGTGCCACCACCAGGAAATTGTGACTCAGAAGAGGACACGACAACACTTTGTCTGCAGTCACGCAGGCAGAAGCAGCGTCAGATGTCTGGAGAGAGTCATGGCCATATCAGCAGGCAAGGGGCTTGGAAAGTACACACTCAGATTGATTACATCCATTGCCTTGTGCCAGATTTGCTTCAGATCACGGGTAACCCATGTTACTGGGGCGTGATGGACCGTTATGAAGCAGAAACACTTCTGGAGGGTAAACCCGAAGGCACTTTTTTGCTCAGGGATTCTGCGCAGGAGGACTACCTCTTCTCTGTGAGCTTCCGCCGTTATAACCGATCCCTACATGCACGCATTGAGCAGTGGAATCACAACTTTAGCTTTGATGCCCATGATCCCTGTGTGTTTCACTCCTCCACTGTTACAGGGCTTCTAGAGCACTACAAAGACCCTAGCTCTTGCATGTTCTTTGAACCATTACTTACTGTATCTCTGAACAGGACTTTTCCTTTTAGTCTGCAGTATATCTGCCGGGCAGTAATCTGCAGGTGCACTACATATGATGGAATTGATGACCTTCCTTTACCTTCAATGTTGCAAGACTTTCTAAAGGAGTATCACTATAAACAAAAAGTCAGGGTGCGATGGTTGGAGCGGGAACCGATTAAAACAAAGTAA